Within Leguminivora glycinivorella isolate SPB_JAAS2020 chromosome 26, LegGlyc_1.1, whole genome shotgun sequence, the genomic segment accaacacagcacGAAATGGAAATATGTATAAGAGcttataaaaacttagtaaataaaattacagatgtgtgtgcactgtgctacttaaaatggatgagactcagcaagaccgctgattttcagtccccaaccaataaacttaaatctaatacttaactaaataagtagcttaCTAGCTAAccctttaatttaatttaagctTTAATATAATATCTATAATTTATGGAATAAAAGGGACACCgattttttaataccacgtctgtggtaaacaggcatacggtccacctaatggaaagcggtcaccgtaacctatggatacctgtaactcaaggggtgtcacgtgcacgttgccgactcattaaaaacttgtacactccttttttggggaaccccatactgtagttcattgAGGATCACTTTAAACTGACTAACAATCAAGTACATACCTTTCTTGCACTTCCACGGTCCTCATGCTGGACACAGCACTGGAGCTGTCCTGAAACCCTTCGTCCAGAGAACTAGCCTTGTCTTCCTCCGTTTCGGTGATGAACTCCATGGCTGTTGGCTTGGATTTGGCTGAGCGCTGCTCGCGAAGGTCGAAACTTCCTgaggattatttttaatttagacaactcatcatatcagccctttatcgcccactgctgagcataggcctctcttctagtacgccacttgtcccggtcctgagctagtctcatccagttgtgacccgcaattttcccgatgtcgtccacccaacgagctaacggatgacAACTCATTGAATATCAAGTCTATTATCCATTCTGCTAGGTGTATTTAGACCTAGGTAATTATTATCTTGATTATATGAAGTCTAGGTAGCTTAAATAGTAGAGAGCAGAGCGACTGACCGCAATTCAGTAGCAGAGTTCAAGTCAAACCCAAGACTATTaatttcaaaacttttaaaTCTATCCTATCTAtctcattacaaaaatattcaTCAATGTTAGTAAACTGTACGTTACCTATCAATGATCGTAATACCTATCAGCTAAACTTGCGGTATTtccgaccttcaaaccttcaagaaaagagcgtacctactacctacacccatcttaaatgccgacaacgcacctccaacacttctggtgtttcgggactttcgggtgtccatgggcggcagtgatcgcttaccatcaggcgacttgtctgctcgtttgcctcccatcgcataaaaaaatcttggtaattCCACGGTGGTGGTTAAATTCTGCTTCGTAAATTGATGCTTCTTGAAATTTTCTCAAGCCACAAACAGCATTCagttaataagttttttgcaaaaatttcatttttggcacaagcttttatcgctaactgtacctttctttcaacagtcatctactcctctctgagacgtttctaaaaaccccttactcgatgtgatacgacgtttcatgacagagttcctatgatcagctttccgctccatcatcagatcagctccatgacaccataatattgcattgtcacgtgatttacatatgtgtgcaacatttcagctcaatcggaaaccgggaagtgagtcaaatttagcttctacgttttgacgcacactaacatactaaactaacaaggcaagttgaataaaagcttgtaaaaattaaAGTACAGGGTTAATTAAATGGTTCGTTTCATTTACTAAGACGCGTGCCTTAGATTTGACTGCATATCATCGTGAATAAGATTATAAAGACTCTGCAAGATGCAACAGACAACTGTTAACCACTTACCTGAATCCAGCATATTCTCCTCATCCTTCTCCTTCTCTCTTCCCTCCCCATCTATCTCTCTCCCTTCCTCGTGTTCAGAGCTCGCTTGACTCCTCTCGCTATGGTAGGAGTCGAAGTCTGATTCGTAGCTCTCGAAATCATCTTCGTAACTTACGTCTTCATCGCTTTTGGTTGGAGCCTGGAGGGATTATATTAAGTAAATTTGTAGACGATCGAGTATTCATTacgatagaatagaataaattttattcgtaaacacacaaaagagaaaaatattacaaataggaacacataaaaacgagaagCCACGAAATGCCTCAgtatattgctggcgacttcctgcGCTGATCTCCTGGTTAAACCATTCGGtgaaaaacaatcacgacaggtaacatgaacaaaattatGGAAAACAACATATTACACACAAAACAGACAAAGATGCTTTTACGATGGcactacgatacaagtgtggaaaagaggaagttgGAAACgattggcgataaattaaaaacgATCGAAGTTACAAATTTGCTCTTCGCAcgtatatcgtacgacgtttttcagtacatatgtaATGGCCCTTTGAACTTTCTCTAGAATAATAATGTACTGACAAACTTATTATCTTCTCTGACCAAACTTTTCGCATAACATAAGTATTACAAATGGGACTTTGCAGAAATCTGTAGGTACGATATGCCGTGCAGCGTTCTCGCCtaagacacagtataataaagagtactatcgtacagtatggccactcccgctccccgctgaaagtgccgcccaccccctctcggttacctcacagttaccacctatCAACAACACGAatagttgacctgtcatatttcactcgtacaagcatagtacgttttcacctacacgagctaagactgtgtgctaggaatgcgcctcttatATATTtggtcgccagtgtccgaggtgtgcctaagATGTCTTAATTACTAAGATTTAAAGGTGACCACTGACCACGAATGTTGTAAAGTGTtagaaacatcgggatgaatcgTAAACTCATtacacgcgatataatccggttccatagttttatttcatgagtatctatcgcggtaaccgaagataaTATTACTGAGATttagtttagtagttttttGGGAAACATGCACTTAAAACTAGGCGGGAATATCAACTTTTGTAAAACCATGAGTGGTATAACGTTGTAATATTCATCTAGCTACTAAAGTTTTACATACCTTATCCTTATCTTCATCAAGCCCTACGTAAAAAGCTTTCGGTCTCGCCACCAATTTCTGCTTCAAATTTATCATTTCTTCATTATTATCTATTCTATCAGGCGTCAATTCCTTCACTTCGTTATCATCTAAAGTCCTTGTTTTTGATCTAATTCTTTCTCTGTTAtcattttcatttgttttaatGTCTTTAGCTTCTTTGTCATTGTTTACTTTTCTATTCTCTTTTTGCTTACTTTTATCTACAGCTTTATCGTTACTTATATTTAACTCTAGTTTCCTCTTAGCTATAGGAGAATTAACAGTAACATTTACAAAAGGTAGATCTTTTGCTGTTCTAGCTCTTGTTACATTAGCTTTGCTTGTACTTTCACTTGTTTTAGCTTTGCTAGTACTATTTGCTTCATTCCTAGATCTACTACTAACTTTACTAGTACTATTATTAGTTCTACTAGTACTAATTCTGCTTGAACTACTGATTTGACTTATAGACGAAGGTGAGGATTTCAAATAGTCTTTCATTGGTGAACTTTTATAGTCTTTAGATGACCCTGGTATTTTTTTAGGTGTGTTATAAATGTCTGCAGTAGAAGACTTTTGCACGAAGTTCCGTGGAGTTGAAACATTGTAAGATGTTTTCTTTAGTTTTTCGTcttgtagttttattttttcttcttgCAGTTTGTCTTTGCTTGTAGTTTTTTTAATAGGTTTTTTGGCAGCGTGCATGTTTTCAGTAATATCTGAAATATTCGAGTTTCTGATTGATGTAATAAAAATCCAGAACTTAATTCTAATATTCCAAACTGTAAGCCTGTTACGGCTAGTTGGAAAATATCTCGGAAATCATTTTGGAAACGAATTTTGGTAAGCGATCGTCAAAGTTTCGGTTTATTGGGTTAAGCAGTTAGGGCCTTCAATGATCTAACATACACCATAAAGAGAAAGTTATAAACAGATTGACAGATTGAAGTCGAACAAAAAGTTGATACGCCCTCAAAGCTAATATCATACTATTCATATCGTAGCTTTAAAAATAGACTGTATGACCGCTACTAAAATGTATGACTCAACTACTATGGGGTTAGATTTATCGATTTTGCGTGTTACAGATTTGGATTTCGGTTAGTACTTTACCTACGTTTTAGCCTTAAATTAAACCTAGTTATAGAAAGCATCGCAAAAATTAATCTCTCTCCTCAAAGTGAGAAGCATGTAGGTTAGATAAATACGTCGCAGACAGTAACTACTATGCAAAATTTATAGAAAATCAATTACTTATAATTGACTTACCTTGACATCATTTCAAAATATGGGCCAACGGCAATAAATTATGTCACTACGAAAAACaccaaaatataaaataactaTTCCCAATACTTGAAGTTAAAtcgtaattaaaattattcttaAATATTTGTACGATATTTCACGGTTTTTACGATATTTCAATATTGTACAAAAAGAACATTTCGTTGTCATAACAACGGATTTGACACAACAAACTTTATTGATACAGCGGCGAAAACAAGAACTAAAGTAGTTACGTAGAAAAGGCACGTGATAGCATAGATAGTGGCGCCACTGCTATCGACCGACGTATCTTTGTACTACTATTACAAATTTATTTCAGTCGGTGGCGAAAATGGgaactaaatatttacatacattttacgAGTACAGTGGCGCCAGGGCTACTATTTTATCtaaaatggtattttttttcgaAGAGAAACTTTTTTGTGTAGTTATTCTTTTTAGAAGAGTTAAAACTCTTTTAGTTTATGACAATGCTGACATGACATGCAAGAAAACCACGtaactttaattttgttaaaatttgtaGTTCTTTTAAgctgaaatattttttgtcaaataaaatatgaaaattatattgCCAACCAGTTGCGTCACTGAGAAAAgttagaaaaataattttatctCGTTCTAATAGTGGTACTATTATTTAATCGAAACCGAAATACACCTCGCAAAATGGGATACACCTAGCAAAATGGTTCGGCTTTTCTTTTTAGTTTCATTTTTTTCGAGTAGGTACCATTTAGTAGTAGCCATCATTTAAAATATGCAAATTTTCAGGACTCAGGTTGGTTGGACCATCAATCAAAGTCGATATACGAACTACAGAATAATTAATGAGTTAAATAAAAGTCAAAGTCACATAGGAGAAATGTACTGCTTCGTATATTATTACTTAAAACATGATAAATAATACAATCACATACGGCCGAGCGTACgtaaaataaatacacacaaCGTGCCAGTTTGAGTactactaaacataatttacatGATCTTCTCTTATTGCCAGCATTGATGGTACATAGACCCAGCCTTGTCTTTTACCCGTTTaaaaaatggatttacccataCAAAATATCAACACAAATAAACAACATTCACAAACAATATAACGATTtttgatttgaaaaaaaaatagaaaattaggttataaaaattactgaCAACTTGGCAGTGTCAAATGACAAAAGTAAACACCACTTGGCTGGCAAGTTAAGTTCCTTTGCCAAAAAAAAATAGCCGAGTCTATGCTGGTAACTCAATCACAACTGGCCAGTATTTACAAGCCAGCGATAATGCTGGTCGGGTCCTCGACTCCTTGTTTGATTTTTCTGAGGAACATAACCGCTTCACGTCCGTCAATTAGTCTGTGGTCGTACGTAAGAGCGATGTACATCATCGGTCTGATGACTACTTGTCCGTTCACAGCGATGGGGCGTTCGAAGATTCCATGCATACCCAAGATGGCCGACTGAGGCGGGTTGATGATCGGTGTACCCATTAGAGACCCGAAGACTCCTCCATTGCTGATAGTGAAAGTACCTCCATCCATCTCTTCTACAGTCAACTTTCCGTCTCTGGCCTTTTCCGCTAAGCCTGCTACGGTCAACTCGATATCAGCATAAGTCATGTTCTGGACGTTTCTTAACACAGGTACAACCAGGCCTTTAGGAGTAGCGACAGCCACGGAGATATCAACGTAGTCGCGGTAGATAATCTCATTGCCTTCGATAACAGCGTTGACTACAGGTTGGTCCATCAGCGCGTTCGCAGCGGCCTTAACGAAAGGCGACATCAAACCAAGTTTAACTCCGTGCTTCTTAGTGAAAGCGTCCAAGTTCTTCTTTCTGAAGGCCATTATACCAGACATATCGAGTTCGTTAAAGGTTGTAAGCATAGCGTTGGTGTTTTGAGCTTCTTTCAAACGCTGAGCGATACGCTGCCTCATCCGGTTCATCTTAACACGCTGCTCCGAGCGCGTGCCAGCGATCTCCTTGCTGTAGTCAGCTGGTGGTACTTTGACGGAGGCGGTTTCAATCGCCTGCGCGTGACGGATAGCTGCAACCGGGATGGAGGAGATAGGGGCTGCTGGTGGAGGGGTGGCGGGTTTAGGGGGCGGCGGAGCTGCTGCAgc encodes:
- the LOC125239988 gene encoding dihydrolipoyllysine-residue succinyltransferase component of 2-oxoglutarate dehydrogenase complex, mitochondrial-like, which codes for MLRRCSSHLQSLYRRQPARLRSTRALALPRATVVATKQALPLVSHTQVAPIHFTTPLWETQDVMTPSFPDSVSEGDVKLDKKVGDAVAADEVVLEIETDKTAIPVMAPAHGIIKELYVKDGETVKAGQKLFKLEITDAAPAKAAPTPAAEPPKAAAPPPPPPPTPAAAPPPPPPAAAAPPPPKPATPPPAAPISSIPVAAIRHAQAIETASVKVPPADYSKEIAGTRSEQRVKMNRMRQRIAQRLKEAQNTNAMLTTFNELDMSGIMAFRKKNLDAFTKKHGVKLGLMSPFVKAAANALMDQPVVNAVIEGNEIIYRDYVDISVAVATPKGLVVPVLRNVQNMTYADIELTVAGLAEKARDGKLTVEEMDGGTFTISNGGVFGSLMGTPIINPPQSAILGMHGIFERPIAVNGQVVIRPMMYIALTYDHRLIDGREAVMFLRKIKQGVEDPTSIIAGL